In Ignavibacteria bacterium, the sequence TTGAGGTTCCGCCAAAGCCTAATGCACCTGTTACCTGGCTAAAGCCTGTATTGGTATGTGAAGTAAAATTTTCCCAGATCACAAATGACGGCATATTAAGGCACCCGGTCTTTTTGAGGATGCGTGATGACAAAAAAGCAGAAGAAATATCACTGAATACACAGTTAAAGAAAAAAATAAACTTATGATATCATGGATAAACAGGTAAAGATAAACGGCAAAACATTTGAGCTTACAAACCTGGAAAAAATATACTGGCCAAAGGAAAAATACTCAAAAGGAGAGCTGATAGAGTACTATCACAATGTATCCGGGTATATACTTCCGTACATAAAAAACAGGCCTCACTCGCTTAACCGTTTCCCGAACGGAATTAACGGCAAAAGCTTTTACCAAAAGGATGTAAAAGATAAGGTAGCAGGCTGGGTCACAACAGCTGAAGTGTATTCAGAATCGAACGATGAGAATATCCATTATTACGTCTGCACAGATGAAGCTTCGCTATTATATATGGTGAATCTTGGTTGCATAGAAATAAATCCCTGGTTCTCCACTGTCAAACTAATAAACAATCCTGATTATCTCGCAATTGACCTCGACCCTCTTGATATACCTTTTAAAAAAGTGATAGAAACAGCCTTTGCTGTTAAGGAAGTTCTTGATAAGGCAAAGGCAAAAGGATACTGTAAAACATCCGGTGCTACAGGTATTCATATTTATATACCGCTGAATAAAAAATATGACTTTGAAATAGCCAGGGAATTTGCACATGTAATAGCTCAATTAACCAATGAGCTTGTACCCGGATTTACAAGCATAGAAAGATCCCCCTCAAAACGCAGGAAAAAGATTTATATAGATTTTCTGCAGAACAGAACAGGCCAGACCCTGGCAGCACCTTACAGCGTAAGGCCTAAGCCAAAAGCTCCTGTTTCTACCCCGCTTGACTGGAAGGAACTCAAAGAAATTGAATCTCCCGAAGAGTTCACCATTAAAAATATTTTCAAGCGGTTAAAGAAAAAAGGTGACCTGTTCAAAGGTGTGCTTGGCAAAGGAATAGATATTGAAAAATGTTTAAAAAACCTTGATATGTAATATTAATTTTTCCTTTTGGTACTACCAATGACCGTGTTTTCTTTTTTCATTCGCTCATTTACCAGGTCAGATATTTTAGGGACCAATATAGCGTCTCCGCCCGGAACAAGTTTTGAATTGCTGAAAATTTTACGGTATACCTGGGTAAGCTCCGCGCCGAAATAAAGGATCAAGCCTGAATAGTACAGCCAGACAAAAATTACTACAAGAGATGCTGCTGCGCCATATGTAGAGCTGAAAGATGAGCTGCCGAGATATAAACTTATAAGATATTTACCAATTGTAAAAAGTACAGATGTGAGAATAGCTCCGAACCAAACATACTTCCACGATATCAAAACACCGGGTAATATTTTATATACAAGCGCAAAAAGAATTGTTAGTACTATCAATGAAGAAAGATTATTCATAATAAATACCATTGGTATAAGTGTTGGAAACTTTTCTCCCATAAATGTATTAATAATTGAAATTGCAGAGCTTATTACCAAAGATACTATCAACAAGAACCCTGTTGCAACAACCATGGAAAACGAAATCAGCCTGTTCTTGATAAAAAGCCACAACCCATTGCCAGGCTTAAGCTCAACTCCCCAAATAATATTAAGGGATTCCTGCAATTCCAGAAATACACCTATAGAACCTAAAAATAACAGAACCACACTTAAAATTGCCGCAAATATTCCTGTTGATTTGTTTGAAGCTCCTTTTAGGATTGTTTCTATCATCACTGCACCATCAGGACCGACCAGACTTTTCAATTCAGAGAAAATCTGCCCTTTTGCGGCATCCTCTCCGAAGAAAAATCCCGCAATGGCAATAACAATTATCAATAATGGCCCGAGTGAAAAGGCAGTGTAATATGAAAGCGCTGCAGCCATTTTAAATCCCTTATCATCCAGCAATTCATAATATGCCTTTACTATCAGTGAGGGTATGGCCTTTATTGAAAATTTTTTACTCAACCTGAAGTTCCTGTCTTATCCTGTACATTCTGTGCAGTGCTGTCAACCAGCTGATAGTTGATTCAGCTCCCTGATTTTGATTAGTAATAGCGGATGTAAGCCCGTCATAACAACCTCCGGTAGTAAAATCATATAATGGTTCCTGTCTGTCATTATTCCCCAGAAACCAGCTGAAAGCAACCCCGATCTTATTAATCCATTCCATATCTTCAGATATCAGGTATGCCTGGTAACAGGCATCAATAATCGAAGCAATTTCAACCGGCTGCTGATCAAATTTCGCTTTTTCCTGTCCTTTAAAATACCATCCGTCATTTCCGATTAAAGAAATGTAATTCTTTTCTTTTTCAATAATTATATCATACATCCAGTTTAATGATTCCAGCCCATTATACAAATAATTACTGTTCTTAAAATAAATGCCTCCCATAAGCAGAGCCTGAGAGAGCCTTGCATTATCATATGTCAAATATTGTTCAAACCATTTCCAATCACCTTTGGAATTAGACACATAAGCTTCATTAAGCTTTTCAAGCAGTTTTTTACAAATTCTTTTAACATCACGCGCTCCTGAAAATCTCTGCAGGTAAAAAATACATCCCATGATTATATGTGCAATGGAACGAAGGGAATTAAACTTTTCCATATTTTTTAATGTACAATCAAACAGCATTTTGCATAAAGCAAGGTGCGAATGATTTTCAGAATTTTTAATAAAGTATCCCAGAACAAACATTGTTCTGCCGTTTGAATCTTCAGAACCTGCCTCTTCAAGCCATTTCCTGTCATAACTCATAAAATTCCTGAATAAACCTGTATCTTTATTATAGGCATAATGAATAAAAGAGAGGTATGTATATAATAACTGATCCGCAACAGGATCATGAAACAGATATTTATTCATTATTATCACAAGCAAAGCCCTGCAGTTATCATCAATACAATAACCTTCATTTCTGTTTGGAATAGAAAAAACCGAATGCTGAAGGATTCCTGTAGTATCTGTAATATTACGCAAATGAGTAAGATTAACTTCTGGCAATGAGGGAATCATCTTATATTTTGGAGAAGGCACAAGGCTTGTTGAATTAATAGTGTATTCGGCAGCTGCCTTCTGAAATATTTCGTAATACTTTTTAGCTACTTCACCCCAAATCATTTTCCTGCCTGCTTCATAAGCGTTCCGGCGCAGCCTGTTGCGTTTGTTTTCGTCATCAAGCAGATCTTTTATGGAAGCTGAAAGCGATGCAATATCATGAGGTTCATACAATATACCTTTTTCATCTTTTAACAGTTCTTCGGCGTACCAGTATGGAGTTGAAATTATCGCTTTACCGGATGCAAGTGCATATGTTAATGTTCCTGAAACAATTTGTTCAAGGTTATGATAAGGTGAAACATAAATATCACTCATCAACAGAAATTCCAAAAGCTCTTCTGTATCTACAAAACGGTTTATAAAGATAACGTTGTTTTCCAAACTATGTTTTTTAACGAGGTTTTCAAGGCTGTTTCTGTATGCTTCGCCATATTGTTTTTTAACATGCGGATGTGTTGCTCCCAGAATTATATAAGCAACATCCGGATTGGTCTTAACTACTTCTGCCAGAGCATTTATAACATCTTCAACTCCTTTTCCGGGGCTAAGCAATCCGAATGTGAGCAGCACTTTCTTTTCTGTAAGCTGGAATTTATCTTTATAATACGTTGTATCCAGAAACTGCACATCATGCGCACCATGAGGTATGTACCTGATCTTTTCCTCAGAGATACCGTAAACTGACGAAAGCATGTTAAAGGCTTTTTCAGACTGTACAATTACATAAGATGAGAGGCGGCCTATTTCCTGGGTTACCTTCAGCTGATCTTCATTGGGATGCTCAAGAACTGTATGAAGAGTAGTAACCACAGGCTTTTTAAGGTTTTCTAACAGATAGAGAATATGCGAACCGGCCTCTCCGCCGTAAAGTCCGAATTCATGCTGCAGGTTTATTATATCTTTATCTGAGAGATTCAGATAGTATGCTGCTTCTTTAAAATCATTGATACTTTTATCTTTGATCTCAAATTTCACTTCTTTCGAATATTTATAGCCTTCAGGAATATCGTTTAAGGCTGTTACATTTGCTTTAAGAGTACTGCCGTTTTTGATATTTTTAAATGAACCTGAAAGATCACTTGTAAAAGTTGCAATACCGCATTGCCTTGGTATGAAAGAGGAAATGAATGATACTCCGAATATTTTTCCCATAAATTTTTATTGTTTCCTGATATATTCCAATACTTCTTTTAATGATGCAGTTGCTATTGCCATTGTAGTATCTGCTGCGCCGTAATACATAATAAGCTCATCTCCTTTAAGAACCACTCCACACGGAAATGTTACATCAGGTACATCTCCTACCCTTTCATAATACTCATTCGGGCCAAATACCCATTCATCACATCGCTTGATTATCTTGCTTGGATCGTCCAGATCAAGCAGGGCTAAGCCCAGCCTGTATAAAGAACCGGCTGCCGTGGTTTTCACTCCGTGGTAAATAATAAGCCACCCTTCGGGGGTTTCTATGGGCTGGGGTCCAAGTCCGACTTTATATGCATCCCACCAGCTTCCGCGCCTTGCCGGCAGTAGAATTGCGCTGTCACCCCAATGTTTCAAATCTGGTGAATAAGATATCCAAATATGAGCGCCAAGCAGGTAACTGGTTGGCGAAGGCCTGTGAATTAGAACATAACGGCCGTTGAATTTCCTGGGGAAAAGAGAGGCATCTTTGTCATCCGGCGGCATTATAACGCCGTACCTTCGGAATCCTTTGAAATCTTCAGTAGTAGCCAATGAAACAAGGGGACCGCTTTGCGAAAATGAAGTGTAAACAATTGCATATCTGCCTTCATCTTCAAGCTTTACGATCCTTGGGTCTTCAAGACCAAAAATTTCTTCCGGAAACTCTTCGGGTTTTGGCTGAAGAGTAGGAAGCTCATCGATCTTCCAGTTGGTATAGCCATCCCTGCTTTCTGCTTTGCATAAATGCGAAAATCCCTTCATATCTTCTACCCTCACAAGCAGCAAAACCTTTCCCTCAAACATTGTAGCCCCGGCATTAAAAACAGAATTCACTCTGTATTTCCACATTGCCGGAGTTAACACCGGGTTATTTTTATATCTTTTGAATAATTCGCTTTCCTGATAGATTATTTTTGAACCCATATTAATTCTCCCTTTTTATCAATTCACAGAAAGTGTATAACTATACATCTAATGCCTGCCATCCCCTTTTTTGCCGTATCTTCTGGCTGTATAATATATCGAATAAGCATAAATGCCCCAAACTGCCAAGGCTATTAGTACTCCAATTACAATATATTCCATATTATCCTCATTTCTGATTTAATTTTATTTATAAATTAAACTTCAGGGCTGTAATTTCCTAAATTTATCGGTTTTTCAGATCGCTGCGCTGTTAAACGGAAAATATTGATTAATTCTTCCTTATCATGCTCAAGTGCATCTGCTATAGCGTCATTCTTTCGTGTACTTTTGAAATCAGATATATATTCATTTTTTATAAAATTATTCTGCGGCACTAATTCTGAATTAAGTATCTTTAAATGACCTGTCTTATTCCAGAGCTTTACCCACCATTCAAGCGAATGCACAAAATACCATTTATCCTGGTAATGCTCTCTCATAAAATCAGGCACTTCTGCAAGATAATTTATTTCTCTGCTGAAGCAGATATCCACAATTCCGATAATTCCACCGGGTTTTAAAAACTGTGAAATATACGGAGTAAATTTTTCGTCCGTACCGAAATACATATAAGAATCAACGGATACTATTGCATCAAAAAAGTCAGCAGGGAAAGGCAGTTCTTTTGCATTAAGCTTCAAAGGATATACACTGTGTTCACAGTTCATTTCCTTTATGCGCTTGTAGTTATCAGATGGTGTAATGTACTGGTCCACAGCCCACACTTCCACTCCAAATTCCTTTGCCAAAAAAATTGCACTTGCAGCTTTTCCGCAGCCAAGATCAAGTACCCTCATTCCTTCTTTAAACTCAATGATCTCACATAAGCTTTCCAAGTTATACAAAACATTTTCTCCCAATGAATTCTTTTTAATCCATGATTTATCATACGCTGAACTAAGGGGAAAATGAATGTTCCTGAAAGTTGCCTGGTTTGTATTCATGATGTTACTTTTAATTTATTTATCCTGCAGGTCATGTTCTTCCCTTACAGGAATATCCCCTATTATCTTTGCAAGCTTAGGATCGGCGTAAGTTCCGTAAGAATCAACCAGTACTCCTTTAGTTCCGTCTTTAGCTGTAATGGCATAAATTATAGCGCTGTCAGATGGATTAGAATCCCCTTCATACCTTTCGGTTTTTTCGATTATCAGGTCTTGGGGCTCATACTTTTTTCCGTCTGAATCGCTGCATAGCTCTTCATTTTTTATACTGAAATCATGTATATAACCCTCTTCTCTTAACAATTCTATAATTTCTATCACTGATTTCATCAATCTGTACATATTTTCTCCTTTTATATTTTATGGACTTACGAGTACGATTATTGCTGCAAAAACATAAACCATTGTCAGAACATATACTATCAGATTTTTCATTTTCAGTTCCTCCTTAAATTCAGTTTATATTTAATAATTTATTTTTCAATAATGCTTATTCCGCCATCAGTTTCCAGTATGGCTTTTTCAACATTTTTTATATCTTTTATGCCATTTTGCCTTAATGCTTCATCAAGATCTTCCCTGGTTAAATTTTCCTTTTTCATTTTCTGTGAGTAAATCCTGCCGTTCCTTACAATCACAACCGGGTTCCCTTCCAGAAAACGTTTCATGAATTTTGATTTTAAAGCCAGCTTTTCTATAACGAAATTTGTAAATGTTAATGTAACAATGCATACAACAGCTGAAATAAAAGCGTTTTCCTGCGGTATCAAAGAGCCAATTGCTTCCCCTATTAAAATTATAAGCACTAAATCACCCAGTGAAAGCTCAGCCAGACCTTTTTTTCCAAGTATCCTAAGGCATGCTATGATCAGAATGTAAAGAGCAGCACTTCCACCGGCAACACCTAAAAATTCCATTATTTATTAATCTGGCTTATTTTAATATATTTCTGAATTACCAAAAAAGAGCACGTTTTAGCAAAAAAGAAAAATTAAGTATTATAAATACGGTCTGCTGTTTTACAGCAGACCGATGGGGTAAATTAATATTTGAATCTGATGAACATCTTATATTATTCTTCTTCAGTTTCAGCGGGTTCTAAAGCTTCAGCGTTCAGCTCTTCAGAAATTTCAGTTAATTTTTCATCAGCTGCACTTTCTTCCTGCTGAGTTTCTTCCAGTAATTTTTCTACATCTGTATATCCAAGTAACCTGGCATAGGTTTTTGCGCAGCCATAAGATGCAATTTCATAATGCTCCACTTTTTGGGCGGCAGCAATCAAAGCTACATCCCTTACTTCAGGTGTGCAGTCCTCTTCCATGATCTCCTTGCCTTCTTCTATCAATCCTTCCATTGCTTTACATTTTTTACCCGTTAAGGACCTGCCTGCGATCTTAGAAATCTTTTCAAGGCGCGCAACCTGATTTTCGGTTTCTTTTAAATGATCTTCAAACGCTGTTCGTAATTCTTCAGATGTTGCTGCTTTAGCCATTTTAGGTAGAGCTTTTGTAAGCTGTTTTTCTGCACTATAAAGATCTTTTAATTCTTCCAACAAAAAATCTTCCAGGGATTTCATTTTAGCCATTTTTTTATCTCCAATTAATTTTTGAACTCTCAATTTTAAATTGTTTCAGTTTTCTTAAATATTTGTTTAAAGCTGTTTTTCCTTTGCTCCTGTATTTCTTCTGTTCTGGTCATCGCGCTTTTTTTCGTCAGCAGTATGTGTGTAGTTATCTTTTTTAATGGTTCCACCAATGTTTTCACCCTGCTTCTTTTCATATGTTTCGGTTTTCGGCCTGTCTAATATTGAATCATCACGAGTATCATTTATCCTGGAGGCTTTATCTACATTCTGCTGCTTGCCCTGTTGATTAGTCCCCTGCCTGTTATCAGCCGGTTCATTATTTGCTTCATTCATTTTATCCTGCTGCCAATCAGCATCTTTGGTTTTAGGGTCAGTTGTCTTATCAAGTTCAAGCCTTTCAGTCCCATCTCCGCGTTTTTCCTTACTTGCGGATCCTTCTGTATTTTCAGGATCAAACCCTGTTTTGCGGCCTTTATTCTTATCTTCTTTTTGTGTTCCCTCCTGGCTTTCCGGAGCTTGTTTTAAACCTGTCTGCCCGGTATTTTCTTCAGGCTTTTCACCGTTTATTCCTGTAGTAATATCATCATTCTTTTTTTCAGGTGTAGGAAGGTCTACTTCCTGTGAACGGTCATTATTGGTTTCGGGATTTTTTTGATTCTGACCTTTATTATCATTATCATTTAGGTAATTTTGTTCGGATGGATTCTTAATCTGTGTCATAACGATTGCCCCTCTGTATCTTTAATTGAAATTTATATTGATTACTAAAATTATATTCAATTTCCGTGCCAAAAAAATATTGCAATTTTTAACGATTTAACGCTAATATTTTTCTGAAAAAGAATATTTATGACATTTATGACATAAAAAAAGCAGGCAAATTTGCCTGCTTTTGCAGTACTAAAACTTCTAATTCTTATTCAAATTTCCAGGAAGAAACTACCTTAATGCATTTATCATCTTTACCATTTGAAGTATCATTTCCTGAATACGGATTATCAAACTCTTTGGAATCAGTTAACCAATAAGTATTACCCGGCAAGGCTGCACAGGTTAATTTATATATTGTTCTCGTATCAAGTCCAAACTGTTTAACCATTGATTCCATTGATGCAGTAAGTTCAGAGAAACTTTTTCTCTGCGCTGATATTGAATTAGCAGCTGCAAGACTTGCTATAACTTTTTCAGAGGTAGATACCCAAAGTTTCCAGCTTTTATCCATATCGGCCGCCGGGGCATAAGAACCGGTTGTCATTAAAACTTTTTTCATGTCCTCGGCATTTTTTCTTACATCTGCCGTATCGTCATCTGCAAGTTCATCTTTTATATCTTCATATTTGTCAAAAATGTCATTAAGTGCAGAACGGAATTCTTTGCTTTTGAGGGTTGATCCGTTAACCGATTCAACAGGCGCACTGTTGAATATAGAATCATTGTTCAGTTTGGTATTTATGATGGTATCAAGCTCATGACCCAGCTTCTGTGAAGCAGAATCAATAGTTTGCTTCACTTCCTTTCTATCTTCTTTGGTACAGGAAATGATTGACAAGATTATTAAAACAAATGTTAAAAAGCCAAAATTTTTCAGCATTGTATAACCTCCTCTGATTAGTTAACAGAAAAGATTTATACAATCCTTATGCCAATTTTTATAAATTGCGGATATTGATTTGGTTTTTAACTGATACCCAGATTTTTAAGCTTTCTGTAGAATGTGCGTTCATTCATATTAAGCAGCTTGGCTGCTTTTGATTTGTTACCGCCTGATTCATCTAACGCACTTAAAATTGCATCCTTTTCAGCTTTTTTTGTAAGAGTTTCAAAAGTAGAGTTATCATTATTATCATTAACAGGTTCAAATACAGGTTTAGGGGCTACATCATCTGTAATACTTATTTTTTCCATTACACTGCCCGGTGTTAGCAATACAGCTCTGCGTATAGTATTTCGTAATTCCCTGACATTTCCGGGCCAGTGATGAGCTTTGATTTTTTTCATAACTTCCTCAGAAACGGAAGTAACTGATTTATTCAGCTCTTTATTGGCATCCTTGATAAAATGTTCAACCAGGTGTTCCAGGTCTCCGGTTCTGGCTCTCAAAGGAGGCAGATCAATATGAAACTCATTAAGCCTGTAATACAGATCTGCCCTGAATTTATTGTTATTAACAGCATCGGCAAGCTTAATATTTGTAGCAGTTAATATTCTTACATCAAGGCTTAAAGCTTTTTTACCGCCTATTCGTGTAATTTTTCTTTCCTGAATTGCCCTGAGTAGCTTTATCTGGTTAGAATCTGAAAGATTAGTTATTTCATCAAGGAAAATTGAGCCGCCGTTAGCCTGTTCAAATTTTCCTTCCCTCTGGGATTTTGCATCTGTAAAAGCTCCTTTTTCATGTCCAAAAAGCTCGCTCTCTATCAATGATTCAGGTATAGCGCCGCAATCTACGGCTATAAACGGTTTTCCTGCTCTTTCACTTGCTCTGTGGATCATGTTAGCAATAACTTCTTTTCCGGTGCCGCTTTCACCCTGTATCAGCACAGTTAAATTTGTCGGGGCAACAATTTTAACCTGGTCAAAAACTTCCTTCATCTCTGCGCTTGAGCCTATTATTCCTTCGCCTTTATATGAATCGTCCGTTCGTTTTCTTAAAATAGCAAGCTCTTTGTTCAGGTATTTTATTTCAAGCGCTTTACGCAGGGTGAGTATCATTCCATCATTATCAAATGGCTTGGTAAGATAGTCACTTGCCCCCTGTTTCATTGCTTCAACCGCATTTTTTATATCTCCAAAAGCTGTTAAAATAATAAACGGCAGCTCAGGATCTATTTTTTTGACTTCAGCAAGTATCTGCATTCCGTCCATTTTAGGCATTTTCATATCACATATAACCAGGTCGAACGATTTTGTTTTCAGAAGTTCGATAGCTTTCAACCCGTCTTCCACAGAAGTGGAGTCAAAGCCATTTTCCTCCAGAACGCTTTCAAGAGTATAGCGAAGTGATTCGTTATCATCAATTATTAAAATTTTTTCCATAATAAAAGGCTTACAGTTGATTAATTTTTAAAATTATTGACCGGTAGTTTTATTTCAACATGAGTTCCTTTACCGGGATGGCTGGTTATATTAAGAATACCATTATGTGATTTTATATATTGATATGCAAGACCCAGACCCAACCCGGTACCGGTTTCTTTGGTTGTAAAAAACGGTTCGAATATTTTATCAAGATTTTCAGGAGGAATTCCTTTTCCTGAATCAATTATATCAATAATAAGGATCCTGTTAACCTTATCTTCCCTTGCTTTAACTGAAATGTTGCCGCCCTCTTCGATAGCATCAATTGCATTTGAAATAAAATTCAGCATTGCATTTTCCAGCTTCACTTTATCTGCATGAAGAACCGGAAGATCAGCTGGTATATCTTTACTTAAAGCTATATGTTTATCCACACACCGGGCTTCTACGCTGTTCATAGTATTTTCAAGCAGTTCTGATGCAGGAAAATCATCATATACAAGGTCTTCAGGAGAAGCAAAGTTAAGAAGGTCTTTTATAATCTTATTGGCAATATCAGAATTGACCATAATATATTTAAGGTGTTTTTTCATCTTTTCATCTTCAATTTTTGATTTAGCGAGAAGCTGAGCCAGTGCGCTGATATTTGCCAGGGGATTTCGGATCTCATGTGCAATACCCGATGAAAACCTACCGAGCGCTGCTAATTTTTCATTATGTATCAGCTCTTTTTGGGCTTCAATAAGTTTAGCGTTGGTTTTTCTAAGCTCTTCTTCAACTAATTTTATTTCAGTGATATCCTGAACACTGCCGTATATTCTGACAGGTTTTTTGCGGCTGTCGAATTCGACCCTCAGATCCAGGCTCAGATATTTTAACCTGCCCGAAGGTGTAACAATCCGGTAGTCATGTTCAGCATTTTGGGGCATTTTTTCAAGGCTGCTTATAAGCTTATCCATTGAAGGCAGATCTTTATGGTAAATGAATTTTCTTATGTTTTCGTAACTTAAAGACTGGGATCCGGGCTCAAATTCATGAATTCTGTACATCTCGTCAGACCACTCGATATTCCCGGTTTTAAAATCAGCCTGCCAGCTGCCAAGTTTGGCAATACTTTGCGCTTCTTTAAGCTGTTTTTCGCTTTGTTTTACTTTTTCTTCGGCTTCTTTCATTTGGGTTACATCCATAAAAGTACCGACCATTCTAATGATCTTACCTGAAGTATCTTTTTCTATTTCACCCTGAG encodes:
- a CDS encoding YihY/virulence factor BrkB family protein — protein: MAAALSYYTAFSLGPLLIIVIAIAGFFFGEDAAKGQIFSELKSLVGPDGAVMIETILKGASNKSTGIFAAILSVVLLFLGSIGVFLELQESLNIIWGVELKPGNGLWLFIKNRLISFSMVVATGFLLIVSLVISSAISIINTFMGEKFPTLIPMVFIMNNLSSLIVLTILFALVYKILPGVLISWKYVWFGAILTSVLFTIGKYLISLYLGSSSFSSTYGAAASLVVIFVWLYYSGLILYFGAELTQVYRKIFSNSKLVPGGDAILVPKISDLVNERMKKENTVIGSTKRKN
- a CDS encoding glycosyltransferase family 4 protein, translating into MGKIFGVSFISSFIPRQCGIATFTSDLSGSFKNIKNGSTLKANVTALNDIPEGYKYSKEVKFEIKDKSINDFKEAAYYLNLSDKDIINLQHEFGLYGGEAGSHILYLLENLKKPVVTTLHTVLEHPNEDQLKVTQEIGRLSSYVIVQSEKAFNMLSSVYGISEEKIRYIPHGAHDVQFLDTTYYKDKFQLTEKKVLLTFGLLSPGKGVEDVINALAEVVKTNPDVAYIILGATHPHVKKQYGEAYRNSLENLVKKHSLENNVIFINRFVDTEELLEFLLMSDIYVSPYHNLEQIVSGTLTYALASGKAIISTPYWYAEELLKDEKGILYEPHDIASLSASIKDLLDDENKRNRLRRNAYEAGRKMIWGEVAKKYYEIFQKAAAEYTINSTSLVPSPKYKMIPSLPEVNLTHLRNITDTTGILQHSVFSIPNRNEGYCIDDNCRALLVIIMNKYLFHDPVADQLLYTYLSFIHYAYNKDTGLFRNFMSYDRKWLEEAGSEDSNGRTMFVLGYFIKNSENHSHLALCKMLFDCTLKNMEKFNSLRSIAHIIMGCIFYLQRFSGARDVKRICKKLLEKLNEAYVSNSKGDWKWFEQYLTYDNARLSQALLMGGIYFKNSNYLYNGLESLNWMYDIIIEKEKNYISLIGNDGWYFKGQEKAKFDQQPVEIASIIDACYQAYLISEDMEWINKIGVAFSWFLGNNDRQEPLYDFTTGGCYDGLTSAITNQNQGAESTISWLTALHRMYRIRQELQVE
- a CDS encoding glycosidase, translated to MGSKIIYQESELFKRYKNNPVLTPAMWKYRVNSVFNAGATMFEGKVLLLVRVEDMKGFSHLCKAESRDGYTNWKIDELPTLQPKPEEFPEEIFGLEDPRIVKLEDEGRYAIVYTSFSQSGPLVSLATTEDFKGFRRYGVIMPPDDKDASLFPRKFNGRYVLIHRPSPTSYLLGAHIWISYSPDLKHWGDSAILLPARRGSWWDAYKVGLGPQPIETPEGWLIIYHGVKTTAAGSLYRLGLALLDLDDPSKIIKRCDEWVFGPNEYYERVGDVPDVTFPCGVVLKGDELIMYYGAADTTMAIATASLKEVLEYIRKQ
- a CDS encoding methyltransferase domain-containing protein; its protein translation is MNTNQATFRNIHFPLSSAYDKSWIKKNSLGENVLYNLESLCEIIEFKEGMRVLDLGCGKAASAIFLAKEFGVEVWAVDQYITPSDNYKRIKEMNCEHSVYPLKLNAKELPFPADFFDAIVSVDSYMYFGTDEKFTPYISQFLKPGGIIGIVDICFSREINYLAEVPDFMREHYQDKWYFVHSLEWWVKLWNKTGHLKILNSELVPQNNFIKNEYISDFKSTRKNDAIADALEHDKEELINIFRLTAQRSEKPINLGNYSPEV
- a CDS encoding phosphoribosylpyrophosphate synthetase → MYRLMKSVIEIIELLREEGYIHDFSIKNEELCSDSDGKKYEPQDLIIEKTERYEGDSNPSDSAIIYAITAKDGTKGVLVDSYGTYADPKLAKIIGDIPVREEHDLQDK
- a CDS encoding DUF421 domain-containing protein: MEFLGVAGGSAALYILIIACLRILGKKGLAELSLGDLVLIILIGEAIGSLIPQENAFISAVVCIVTLTFTNFVIEKLALKSKFMKRFLEGNPVVIVRNGRIYSQKMKKENLTREDLDEALRQNGIKDIKNVEKAILETDGGISIIEK
- a CDS encoding ferritin-like domain-containing protein, which encodes MAKMKSLEDFLLEELKDLYSAEKQLTKALPKMAKAATSEELRTAFEDHLKETENQVARLEKISKIAGRSLTGKKCKAMEGLIEEGKEIMEEDCTPEVRDVALIAAAQKVEHYEIASYGCAKTYARLLGYTDVEKLLEETQQEESAADEKLTEISEELNAEALEPAETEEE
- a CDS encoding DUF3347 domain-containing protein; the protein is MLKNFGFLTFVLIILSIISCTKEDRKEVKQTIDSASQKLGHELDTIINTKLNNDSIFNSAPVESVNGSTLKSKEFRSALNDIFDKYEDIKDELADDDTADVRKNAEDMKKVLMTTGSYAPAADMDKSWKLWVSTSEKVIASLAAANSISAQRKSFSELTASMESMVKQFGLDTRTIYKLTCAALPGNTYWLTDSKEFDNPYSGNDTSNGKDDKCIKVVSSWKFE
- a CDS encoding sigma-54-dependent Fis family transcriptional regulator, yielding MEKILIIDDNESLRYTLESVLEENGFDSTSVEDGLKAIELLKTKSFDLVICDMKMPKMDGMQILAEVKKIDPELPFIILTAFGDIKNAVEAMKQGASDYLTKPFDNDGMILTLRKALEIKYLNKELAILRKRTDDSYKGEGIIGSSAEMKEVFDQVKIVAPTNLTVLIQGESGTGKEVIANMIHRASERAGKPFIAVDCGAIPESLIESELFGHEKGAFTDAKSQREGKFEQANGGSIFLDEITNLSDSNQIKLLRAIQERKITRIGGKKALSLDVRILTATNIKLADAVNNNKFRADLYYRLNEFHIDLPPLRARTGDLEHLVEHFIKDANKELNKSVTSVSEEVMKKIKAHHWPGNVRELRNTIRRAVLLTPGSVMEKISITDDVAPKPVFEPVNDNNDNSTFETLTKKAEKDAILSALDESGGNKSKAAKLLNMNERTFYRKLKNLGIS